From a single Bacillus pumilus genomic region:
- a CDS encoding DUF1878 family protein, with amino-acid sequence MDLEREIELLKYQNYLLKTIIDGDDHPFFMFALDHNLRKEQVDAVVEILGIFSNRLNGEEESLEIKKTSTNEKLKAVGISVEEVMKNEVPTRKEFDHYKEKIFSSDIETKYLLMSLQRQHIQPTVCEFLLKNN; translated from the coding sequence ATGGATTTAGAAAGAGAGATAGAACTCCTCAAGTATCAAAATTATTTACTTAAGACAATCATTGACGGAGATGACCATCCATTTTTCATGTTTGCTTTGGATCATAATTTGAGGAAAGAGCAAGTAGATGCTGTCGTTGAAATTTTAGGGATTTTCTCTAATCGTTTAAATGGAGAAGAAGAGTCTCTAGAAATCAAGAAAACATCCACAAATGAAAAATTGAAAGCGGTTGGGATTTCTGTTGAAGAAGTGATGAAAAATGAAGTGCCGACAAGAAAAGAATTTGATCATTATAAGGAGAAAATATTTTCTTCTGATATCGAAACCAAATACTTATTAATGAGCCTTCAAAGACAGCATATTCAGCCAACTGTATGTGAGTTCTTACTGAAAAATAATTAA